A genomic segment from Flexistipes sp. encodes:
- a CDS encoding ribonuclease HII translates to MRKAGLDEVGRGCLAGPVVACAVVLPEGFTDDRIIDSKKLPAKKRNILAKVITENAVSYGLGVVCSLTIDRINIVRSTKQAMHLALSNLKCSFDEVITDAVALNNIEVKHIHPFKAEDKYIEVAAASILAKVYRDSLMERYHYSYQEYNWFSNKGYGTKEHRQAIIECGLSPIHRRSFVKNVYPETR, encoded by the coding sequence GACCTGTGGTCGCCTGCGCTGTGGTGTTGCCGGAGGGGTTTACCGATGACCGGATTATTGACTCGAAGAAACTCCCGGCAAAAAAACGGAATATTCTGGCAAAGGTCATTACAGAAAATGCTGTTTCCTACGGGCTGGGAGTTGTCTGCAGCCTTACTATAGACAGGATAAATATCGTCAGAAGCACAAAACAGGCGATGCACTTGGCACTAAGTAATTTAAAGTGCAGTTTTGACGAAGTAATAACGGATGCCGTTGCACTTAATAACATTGAAGTCAAGCATATACACCCCTTTAAAGCCGAAGATAAATATATAGAGGTGGCTGCTGCTTCTATTCTGGCAAAAGTTTACCGGGACAGTCTGATGGAAAGATATCATTATTCCTATCAGGAATATAATTGGTTCAGCAACAAAGGCTACGGTACAAAAGAGCACAGACAGGCAATAATAGAGTGCGGGTTAAGCCCTATTCATCGCAGGAGCTTTGTAAAAAATGTTTACCCAGAAACGAGGTAA
- a CDS encoding YraN family protein, with product MFTQKRGKEGEKKAEQFLRKKGYQIIARNYRTPVGEIDIIAEKNEELVFIEVKKRSSSKFGIGAEAVTAQKQNKIIRSAQLYMKRFCEGETNCRFDVISIDAKNIRHIENAFTA from the coding sequence ATGTTTACCCAGAAACGAGGTAAAGAGGGCGAAAAAAAAGCGGAGCAATTTCTCAGGAAAAAAGGTTATCAAATAATTGCCAGAAACTACCGTACTCCTGTGGGCGAAATAGATATTATTGCAGAAAAAAACGAGGAGCTTGTATTTATAGAAGTAAAAAAGCGGAGCAGCTCTAAATTCGGCATAGGTGCTGAAGCCGTAACAGCCCAGAAACAAAATAAAATTATCAGATCAGCGCAACTCTACATGAAAAGATTCTGTGAAGGTGAGACCAACTGCCGCTTCGACGTAATTTCCATTGATGCAAAAAATATCAGACACATAGAAAACGCTTTTACTGCCTGA